The following coding sequences lie in one Arabidopsis thaliana chromosome 3, partial sequence genomic window:
- a CDS encoding C3HC4-type RING finger protein (BEST Arabidopsis thaliana protein match is: Zinc finger, C3HC4 type (RING finger) family protein (TAIR:AT2G24480.1); Has 66 Blast hits to 66 proteins in 3 species: Archae - 0; Bacteria - 0; Metazoa - 0; Fungi - 0; Plants - 66; Viruses - 0; Other Eukaryotes - 0 (source: NCBI BLink).) — translation MDTKESVNADVSVTAMSLPPSSGFLNELLIIRPREVEKIITDENGHNVTSLGSYPDSPPSNPFIFLKFQHFEANYIYDLVHPHLHDHVLSKQISDRIVVKAQQLRSDRSSDHLPLFMGVSVIFTRKVYKVLPCNCAPSTPDLVEKEAAEEETEACAICLEDMLESGFDDKQIYRMHNCWHMFYEGCVMESLNR, via the coding sequence ATGGATACCAAAGAATCAGTCAACGCCGATGTTAGTGTAACTGCTATGTCTCTTCCTCCATCTTCAGGCTTCTTAAACGAGTTGTTAATCATTCGACCTAGAGAAGTCGAGAAAATTATCACAGACGAGAACGGTCATAATGTAACAAGTCTTGGATCTTACCCGGATTCTCCTCCTTCCAACCCATTTATCTTTCTCAAATTCCAACACTTCGAAGCAAACTACATCTATGACCTTGTCCATCCGCATCTCCACGATCATGTCTTGTCCAAACAAATATCTGATCGGATTGTTGTTAAAGCCCAACAGCTAAGAAGTGATCGAAGTTCTGATCACTTGCCCTTATTCATGGGAGTCTCCGTCATATTTACACGCAAGGTCTACAAAGTCTTGCCTTGCAACTGTGCTCCGTCGACACCAGACTTGGTGGAGAAAGAGGccgcagaagaagaaacagaggctTGTGCGATTTGTTTGGAAGATATGTTGGAGTCGGGATTCGATGATAAACAAATCTACCGTATGCATAACTGTTGGCATATGTTTTATGAAGGATGTGTTATGGAGTCGTTGAATCGATAA
- the ATA1 gene encoding TAPETUM 1 (TAPETUM 1 (ATA1); FUNCTIONS IN: oxidoreductase activity, binding, catalytic activity; INVOLVED IN: flower development; LOCATED IN: cellular_component unknown; EXPRESSED IN: 6 plant structures; EXPRESSED DURING: petal differentiation and expansion stage, E expanded cotyledon stage; CONTAINS InterPro DOMAIN/s: NAD(P)-binding domain (InterPro:IPR016040), Glucose/ribitol dehydrogenase (InterPro:IPR002347), Short-chain dehydrogenase/reductase SDR (InterPro:IPR002198); BEST Arabidopsis thaliana protein match is: NAD(P)-binding Rossmann-fold superfamily protein (TAIR:AT3G26760.1); Has 115619 Blast hits to 115418 proteins in 3535 species: Archae - 928; Bacteria - 77402; Metazoa - 4592; Fungi - 5922; Plants - 2472; Viruses - 7; Other Eukaryotes - 24296 (source: NCBI BLink).), with product MANSDKRLFEKVAIITGGARGIGAATARLFTENGAYVIVADILENEGILVAESIGGCYVHCDVSKEADVEAAVELAMRRKGRLDVMFNNAGMSLNEGSIMGMDVDMVNKLVSVNVNGVLHGIKHAAKAMIKGGRGGSIICTSSSSGLMGGLGGHAYTLSKGAINGVVRTTACELGSHGIRVNSISPHGVPTDILVNAYRKFLNHDKLNVAEVTDIIAEKGSLLTGRAGTVEDVAQAALFLASQESSGFITGHNLVVDGGYTSATSTMRFIYN from the exons ATGGCGAACTCAGACAAAAGATTATTCGAGAAGGTAGCTATAATAACCGGAGGAGCAAGAGGGATAGGAGCGGCCACGGCGAGATTGTTCACAGAGAATGGCGCGTATGTGATAGTCGCGGATATCCTTGAGAATGAAGGCATCCTTGTGGCGGAATCGATCGGTGGGTGTTACGTTCATTGTGACGTATCGAAGGAGGCTGATGTTGAGGCGGCAGTGGAGCTAGCAATGAGACGTAAAGGTAGACTAGATGTGATGTTCAACAATGCCGGGATGTCGCTTAACGAAGGTAGTATCATGGGGATGGACGTGGACATGGTTAACAAACTTGTCTCGGTTAATGTCAATGGTGTTTTGCATGGTATCAAACATGCCGCTAAGGCCATGATCAAag GGGGACGAGGAGGCTCGATAATATGCACATCGAGCTCATCAGGGCTAATGGGAGGACTTGGAGGACATGCGTATACGCTCTCCAAAGGAGCCATCAACGGGGTGGTGAGGACAACGGCGTGCGAGCTTGGGTCTCACGGCATCCGTGTGAATAGCATCTCTCCTCATGGAGTTCCCACTGACATCTTGGTTAATGCGTACCGTAAGTTCCTTAACCATGACAAACTCAACGTCGCTGAGGTCACCGACATTATTGCTGAGAAAGGGAGTTTGCTGACCGGAAGAGCCGGTACTGTGGAGGACGTAGCTCAAGCAGCTTTGTTTCTTGCAAGCCAAGAATCGTCGGGGTTCATTACCGGACATAACTTGGTTGTTGATGGTGGTTACACATCTGCCACTAGTACTATGAGATTTATCTACAACTAG
- a CDS encoding Pectin lyase-like superfamily protein (Pectin lyase-like superfamily protein; FUNCTIONS IN: polygalacturonase activity; INVOLVED IN: carbohydrate metabolic process; LOCATED IN: endomembrane system; EXPRESSED IN: 18 plant structures; EXPRESSED DURING: 8 growth stages; CONTAINS InterPro DOMAIN/s: Pectin lyase fold/virulence factor (InterPro:IPR011050), Glycoside hydrolase, family 28 (InterPro:IPR000743), Pectin lyase fold (InterPro:IPR012334), Parallel beta-helix repeat (InterPro:IPR006626); BEST Arabidopsis thaliana protein match is: Pectin lyase-like superfamily protein (TAIR:AT1G19170.1); Has 4385 Blast hits to 4369 proteins in 520 species: Archae - 6; Bacteria - 1604; Metazoa - 14; Fungi - 1181; Plants - 1422; Viruses - 0; Other Eukaryotes - 158 (source: NCBI BLink).): MVRRFLSSHKSLITVFWIATFASLFIWQFGGVSTNLYSGFSLFWSSSSTTTTVFSGGFPKLRPVVFNLTDFGAVGDGVTINTEAFEKAIYKISKLAKKGGGQLNVPPGRWLTAPFNLTSYMTLFLSENAEILALQDEKYWSLLPPLPSYGYGREHHGPRYGSFIHGQNLRDVVVTGNNGSINGQGQTWWKKYRQKLLNHTRGPLVQIMWSSDIVFANITLRDSPFWTLHPYDCKNVTITNMTILAPVFEAPNTDGIDPDSCEDMLIENSYISVGDDGIAIKSGWDQYGTTYGKPSKNILIRNLIIRSMVSAGISIGSEMSGGVSNITVENILIWSSRRGVRIKTAPGRGGYVRDITFRNVTLDELRVGIVIKTDYNEHPDGGFNPQAFPILENINYTGIYGQGVRVPVRIQGSKEIPVKNVTFRDMSVGITYKKKHIFQCAYVEGRVIGTIFPAPCDNLDRYDEQERLVKQSDSQNATDIDYEI, encoded by the exons ATGGTGAGACGTTTCCTCTCTTCTCACAAATCTCTCATCACTGTTTTCTGGATCGCCACTTTCGCTTCCTTATTCATCTGGCAATTCGGCGGCGTTTCCACAAATCTCTACTCCGGTTTCTCCCTTTTCTGGTCGTCGTCTTCAACAACCACCACCGTCTTCTCCGGTGGATTCCCCAAGCTCAGACCTGTAGTTTTCAATCTAACAGACTTCGGTGCTGTCGGCGATGGTGTCACAATCAACACTGAAGCTTTCGAGAAAGCTATTTATAAGATCTCTAAGCTTGCTAAGAAAGGAGGTGGTCAACTTAATGTTCCTCCTGGTCGTTGGCTCACTGCTCCGTTTAATCTCACTAGTTATATGACTCTTTTCCTCTCTGAGAACGCTGAGATTCTTGCTCTTCAG GATGAAAAGTATTGGTCTTTGCTTCCTCCTTTACCTTCATATGGATATGGAAGAGAGCATCATGGACCTCGTTATGGAAGTTTCATTCATGGACAGAATCTTAGAGATGTTGTTGTTACAG GGAATAATGGTAGCATCAACGGGCAGGGACAAACGTGGTGGAAGAAGTATCGCCAAAAGCTGCTTAACCACACGAGAGGACCACTGGTGCAGATAATGTGGTCAAGTGACATTGTTTTTGCCAATATCACTTTGCGTGATTCTCCATTTTGGACGCTTCACCCAtatgactgcaaaaatgtcACAATCACCAATATGACCATTTTGGCGCCTGTGTTCGAAGCCCCAAACACTGATGGTATCGATCCGG ATTCGTGTGAGGACATGTTAATCGAGAACTCTTACATCAGCGTTGGGGATGATGGAATCGCAATAAAGAGCGGTTGGGACCAGTATGGAACTACATATGGAAAACCTTCAAAGAACATACTCATCCGCAACCTCATCATCCGCTCCATGGTTAG CGCTGGTATATCAATAGGAAGTGAGATGTCTGGTGGTGTCTCGAATATCACAGTCGAGAATATTCTGATTTGGAGCTCCCGGCGTGGAGTTAGGATTAAAACCGCACCAGGACGAGGTGGGTATGTCCGGGATATAACATTCCGGAATGTCACATTGGATGAGTTGAGAGTTGGTATTGTCATTAAAACAGACTACAACGAGCACCCAGATGGTGGATTCAATCCCCAAGCCTTTCCGATACTCGAGAACATAAACTACACTGGGATATACGGTCAGGGAGTGCGTGTACCAGTGCGTATCCAAGGAAGCAAAGAGATTCCTGTTAAAAATGTAACCTTCAGGGACATGTCAGTGGGGATAACATACAAGAAAAAGCACATATTCCAGTGTGCGTACGTGGAGGGGCGTGTGATAGGCACCATCTTCCCAGCTCCGTGTGATAACCTTGATCGGTATGATGAGCAGGAACGGTTGGTGAAGCAATCTGATTCCCAGAATGCAACAGATATAGACTACGAGATCTGA